CGGGTCCGAGAATCGTGTGAATCCAGTCCATGGGGATGAAGGCCGGGCACCGTCCGTCCTAACGGCTTCCGGCTCAAGCCTGATCTTCAAACAAAGCAGTCAATGGGCCGCCTTCAGCCAATCCATCACCGGCCCGCGATAGCGCAGCGGCAGGGAGTAGTGGCCCTCGCCCTCGATCCAATGGCCGGTCGAACCGGGAATCCGGGCCGCGAGACGCTGGGCAACGTCTACCGGCAGGTTCTTGTCCTCCTTCCCGTGCCAGAAGGCAACCGGGACCCGGATCTCCTCCGGCTTGAAATCCCAAGGCTCAAGGTAGAGTTCGCCATCCGCTAGCACGGCGGGAGTGCCATTCCGCACCCCCTCTAGATAGCTGCGGGTGACGCTTTCCCAGCAGCCGTAGTCGGCGATCGCCGCGCGGTCGCTGGGCGGGATCGATTTCATCATCCATGACATCGGGGCCCGGTCGGCCCCGCGGGCGATCATCCACCGACTGGCGCCGATCACCGTCGGCGTGACGGCTCGGCGCAGGCGCTTGAGCCCGGCGAGCGTGCGGTAGGCCCAGTGCATGTGGGCCTGATCCTCAACATTCCCGAAAGGAGGGGCACCGCAAATCACCGCGGCTGCGATCACCCGCTCCGGCAGTGCTGCCGCCGTGGCCAAGGTGTAGGGCCCGCCGCCCGAAACACCGCAGATCCGAAAACGCTCGAAACCAAGAGCGTCCGCCAAGCCGGCGACGTCCAAGGGCCAAGCCCCGAAGCTGCGACCGGAGAGTGGATCGGACAGGCCGATTCCCGGGCGGTCCACCGTGATCCAGCGCAGGCCGCGCTCCCCGGCGAACTCGTGCATCAGCTTCCCCTGATAGCGGCTGCTCGGCCAGCCGTGAAAGAAGAAGACAGGATCACCCTGCGGATCGCCATACTCCGCATAGCCCAGCGCCCGGCCATCCGGCAGGCGCACGTGTTCATCTTCTTTCATTGCTGGGAATCCTAAGCGATCGGCGCGCGCGGGGAAATCGATCCGGTGTGGGCCATCATCGGGAATCCCGATGGCCGCTCACTTGCGTTCGAGGATCTCGACCTCGTAGCCATCCGGATCGGTCACGAAGGCCATCTTCCGTTCTCCGGAAGAAAACTTCTCCCGCCAGCCACCGGGCCAGATCTCAATTCCGGCTTTTTCGACACCATCGCAGTACTCGATGATGTCCGGCACGCCGAGGCAGGTGTGCATCAGGTCCCCCGGGCACTTGTCAGTGTAGTCCGGGGAATAGCAAAGCTCCAGGAAAACGTCGTTGCCCGGAAGCTCGAGGAAGGCGAGCTTGTTTCCTTGTGGCGAATCTTGGCGGCGCGCCTCAAGGTACCCGAGCTTCTGATAGAAGGCGATCGAGCGATCCATGTCGGCGACGCGGATACGGGTGTGGAGAAATTTGATCATGACCCGGCGACCATGAGCCGGAAGGGCCGCGCTGTCATCCGCGGATCTCAACCCGCATGGATTTGCAAAGTCGCTGCGGCAATCATCCGGGTCTGGATTTCGCGGACAGCCGTGATAAGGGTGAGATGTCATGAAAAACATCGTAGCCGCCGTCGACTTTTCGAATGCCACGCCCGGAGTGCTGGAATCCGCCACGGAAATGGCCAAGGCCTTCGGGGCAGCGTTGCATGTCCTCCACGTGGTGGAGCCGGAGCCGAGCTATACAGCCTACGGCTTCACGCCCGATGAATTCCCCGCGATCCACCTCTTCCAGGAAGAGGCCCGCAAGCGAGCCACCGCGAAGCTGGACCAGCTGCTCGGCCAGGTTTCCAGCAGCGTGACGAATGCCACCGTTCATCTCGCCGAAGGTAGCCCGCTTCATGCGGTGTTGGACTACGTGAAGAAGGCGAATGCAGACCTCGTGGTCGTCGGTGCCCATGGCCACGGTGCCATGGCAGCCCTGCTGCTGGGCAGCGTCGCCGAAGGCATGGTACGCAAGGCCGTCGTTCCCACCCTCGTGATCCCTGCGGCACCGGAGAAGTAATCCCTCGATCACACCGTTCCCGCATATCACCCGAAGGTGGCGTGACGAAGGAGTGCCTCGCTTGGGCAGGGATCTAACAAAATTAGAACCTCAACGAGGGTCTCGCGGGCTGGAGGAATGATCACTGCTGGTATGCATACCCCACCCGCAGGAAACGCGAGCTAGCTGCATCGCTGACGTTATCGCGGAAGATCACTTCCTCGGTATCGCCCGCCATAGGAGCCGTGGACACCGCGGTGCTGGTGATCACCGGCCAAGTGCCGAGGTCGCCGGAGCCTTGCAGCTCATAGCTGAGATCCAGCGCATTTGCCGGGCGGCGGAACTTCAAAGCCGGGCGTCGCACGACGCCGTCCATCGACCAGACGAAGGATAGCTCTGGCACGTCCGGCACCCGGGGATCGCTGGCCAGTGCGTATTCGTCCGCATTGCTCCGCCCATCCCCATCCGGATCGGCATCCGGTCCGGAGATCAGCAGGTCATCCCGCTCCGCCGAGGTAAAATGGAAGTTATCCCAGCCGTGGTAAGCTTGGGCAAAGGAAGCATCGGGATTTCCCGGGCTCCCAAGCGCTGCGCCACTGATTGCCCAGGAAACGGGATTCCCGAACTGGTTGAACGCGACCTGTGCGGGATCACGATTTACCAGCGAGCGCCCATCACCATCAGTCGCAGGATACCAGCCATCCTTGTATTCGAAATCGAGGATGTTCTCCCCCACCGCATCGGTGAGCTCCAGCACCTCGCCGCCATTCGCCAGTTCGCCATCGTAGGGACCAATTACGATGCCTCCCGTACCCGGATAGCGCAGCGCGAAGGCCGCAGGGTTCTTCGCCAGGATCAAGCGCTGCCCCGCTGGAAGCGAGGTCGCACCGAAGGTGAAATCGATCCCCTGCGTGAACTTCGCACCCACCAGCGCCAGCGGGGAAGGCCCGATATTGGCCAGTTCCAGGTACTCGAAGTCATCCTCCGTCAGCTCCGGCATCGCCAGTTCCTCCGCCGCGGTCGGATCAGCTGGATGATACTGGATCTCGGAGATCCGCAGGTACTGCTGCAGCAGCGATGGCGTACCCGGCCAGGTAAAGGTGGCCACCAAAAGCCCCGAGGCATCCCGTAGGTTCAGGGTCTCGCCGCGCGCGGAAAGCTGGCCGGAGTAGTTCCCTTGGATCAGACGCTTCTCGCCACCCTTCGGACCGCTGGTCCGCGAGCGGAAGGCATTCACGTCCTTCACCAGATGGAGCAGGCCTTGATACTCCGAAGCCGCAGTGCCGGCACCCGCATTGATGACCGTGCCTCCTTCAAAGGTGTAGTCGATCGCGCCATCCAAGGTCCAACCGGAGATGTCCACCGCTTGCGCGCTAGTGTTCTTCAGCATGATGTACTCTCCCGCCTGGCTATTTCCGGCGGGAAGGTAATCGACCGAGTCGATGCTCACCATGCCCGCAACGTTCACCTGAGCGGTGTTCGGGATCGGCGTGCTCGCGGAGCGGTCCGGTGAGTATAGCAGGGGACGGCCCGACCCCGTGTTGAAGAGGAAAGTCCGGCGCGGATTGAAGTAGCCGGTGACCACGCGTTCCACTTCCTCGCGCGGGCGGTTTTGGATGTAGTTCGAATGGATCCCCCACTTCGAGGCATCCAGATCCCCGTCCGTCCACGATGAGGCCGCCGGTGCCGGATCCACACTCGCCGCAATCTCGCGCATACGGGTTTCCAGAAAGCCATTCGCGGTTCCCGGAGGCTGCAGGTATTGATCCATCAGCGTCCGCATCCGACGCACCCACATCTGCCGCATCTCCGGAGACTCCAGGATGATGTTGTAAAAACGGTCCGAGTTGGAATGCGCATTGAGCGGATTGTTCGAAACCAGCGTGTCGTCGAAATAGCCGTAGGTTCCGATCCAGTTGTGACCGTGGGAAAGATCCACATCCCACACGATCGGCCGCCACTGGCCGGTGCGGTTCGTATCGCGATAGAGGTAGAAGTTCTTGTGGCCATGGTCGCTGTCGCTGTTGAACTGCCGCACCACCAGGTAGTTCACCGCGGCGGCCACGTTGATATTGTCATAGGCGTAGGTACGACGGGTGGTAAGCGCGACCGAGGAATCCAGCGCAGCCGCCATGGCATTCAGATCGGCATTGCTCTCGTTCTTTCGCGTCTTCTTCTCGGCGCTGCCGGTCAGGTTCTCCGCGTAGATCTTGTAGAGTGCGCCTTCACCATCGAGGCCATTGCGCTCCAGCATCCGGTCATCGCCATCTTCCACCATGTCCAGAACCCCATGGAAACCTCCGTTCAGCTGGACCCTCACCGGAAACGCGAAGTGATAAGGCGTGCCGGCCAGCTTGCCGACTTCATGGGAAAGCGTGTTCCGTGTCTTCGTCTTATCCGCGTAGTTGGAGAGCAGGTTCAGATCCTTCACCGGGCGTTCGCCTTCCTTCCAAACGAAGCGGAAGTTATCGTTCGAATCAAAGTCGTAGCTTTTCTTCCCGAAGCCGGAGGTGGACTGGCCATGGATCTCGTGGCCGATGTTGTCGTAGAAGCGGTTCAGGTAATAACAGCTACCGCGAAAATCACCCGCGGTGGGTCCGGTCGCAGGCGCACCTTCGACGAACCACTCGAGGATCGGAAGCAGGCTCGTCGATGTCGCCGAGTTCACCGCCACCGTGCCGAAGTACTGCGGGGAGTCGGTGGGATCCGCATACGATGGGAACTTCGTGACATTTCCCTGGCCATCCTGGGCTTCGAAGCGCCAGCGCAACATCTGCCCCGCACCTACACTGGTAGTGGGTAAGCTCGCCGAATAGATGCCATCCCCCGCCACCACATCCACGCCCGTCCCGGTATCATTCATCGTGATCGGCGCGGACTCGGCATTCCACATCGCACGGTGATACACGCGCACGGCGGAGATATTGTTCTTCGTCTTGATAACCCGGGCAGTGACGGTCATCGGCGGGCTCGCGGCGCTGCCCAGCGGACGCGGCACGAGTGGATCAACCGGGGTCACCTCATAAATTACGGGCCCTGCCGAACCGGCACCGTTGAGCGCACCAGGAGTCGGGGGATTCAGATAAACGGCGCCACCCGCCGTATAATCCGAGCTCGCCTGAATCTCCGGCAGCAAGAGAAAGTCCGAACTGCCCATGCTCGAGTTCAACCCTTGGATCGCGAGCACATTGTTTCCCGAGACAAGCGCGGAAGCCGGAATCGTGAATTCCGTCCACGAGTTCACGATCGTCTCGTCCAAGGCCGTGGCCGAGGTGGAATTGTACGCGGGAGTCCCGTTGAAGTTCGCACGGCCTACTTCCGTGCCGTTGATCCACGCCACGAAGCCGTCCTCGTATTTCATCCGCAGCTTGTAGGAAGCATAGGCGGAAGGATTCGTGAGGCTAAAGGTGCGCCGGAAGAGAATCGAAGTGTTGATGTTCTGGAGGGCGCTCTGGCAATTCGTCGTGATCCACGCGCTCAGCCCGCCGCCGTTGTCATAGCCGAGACCGGGAGCCGCCAGCGTCCAAGAGCTATCGGCGAAGGAAGGACTGCGATTCCATCCGCCGGCGACATTGGTGCCCACATCGCCTCCGGCGTAGTTGCTGCCGGAGTAGTTCGCTTGACCGGTCGCGTTATTCGCGAGCACCCGGTAGCGCCCGTTCTGTCCCGCCCCGGAAGCCACCAGAGCGGTAGTCGTCTGCGTGATCGAAATGCCGTAAGAGATGTCCGGAGCCTGAGCCGGATACGAAGCTCCATACGAATCAACCAGCTGGGCTTGGCCCGTGGCACCTGGCTTGTAGAGACCAAGGAATTCCCCGCTCTTCGAGAGGCTGAAATTCGTGTGAAGGGGAGCCGCGGGGTTGGCCCGGTTCTTCCCCGATGCCCATACAAGGAGGGTGCCATTCGCGGGGATGCTTACCGCGGGGAAGCGCCACTGCTTCTTCACGGCTGCATCATCCGTCAGCCACCAGCCGTCCAGGCTGACCGCGCTGGTGCCGGTATTGAAGAGTTCGATCCAGTCCTCCCGGTCACCGTTTTCGTCTTCGATTCCGCTGGCGTTGGCCGCAAGGAACTCGGAGATCAAAACATCGCCATGGAGCCCACGAAGGGGGCACAGAAATAGCGCGAAAAGAAGGGGAAAGCGACACATGCTGACAGCAAATGCGGGGGTGTGTGACAAAATGGTCACATAATTTTCCCACCGCAAGTGCCAAAGGAGGAGGACCGGAACGTCCTCCTCCGCTCTCCCGAGAATAACTTAGGGAGCCCAAGTCGCCCGCATCCGCAGGAACTTGCGGCTGCCGCTGGCCGGCAACGAATCACTGAAGGTGGCGTATTCCAGCCCGCCTCCCAAGGACGCGTTTGCCACCGGGGCCGTAGCCACCGGGGTCCATGTGCCGGTCACATCATCCGTGGCCATCAGCTCATAGAGGATGTGATGGGCAATCTCCGGCCTGCGGAGCCGAAGCGCCGCTTGGCGGGTTTCGCCGCTGCCCATCCATGTGAAGGCAGCATCCGGCTGATCGACCACAAGCGGCTGGGTGGCGAAGGCGAACTCCTCGAAATTGAGGCGGCCGTCGCCATCGGGATCCGCCGAAACACCCGAGATCGCGGCAGAGGCCTGTTGCGCGGGATCGAAAACAGTCGTCGCCCAAGCATCAAAGGTATTGGCACCCGGTGTATCCGCCGTGCCCGGGGAGCCGCCGATGCTACCGCTGAGGGCCCAACCTTCTTCATCCGAGTCACCGGCAGGATCATTCGGATGCCGGCGAACCAGCGAGTATCCTTCGCCATCCGCCGCGACCGGCCATGGGGGGGCATCGTCATAGGTGATCGAGCGGATCACGTCGTCGCCCGGCGTGAAGAGCACCACGGTTTCCCCCGCATTGTTGAGCTGGCCGGAATACTGGCCTGCCACCGGCTTGCCAGTGCCATAGCGCATCTGGAAGGCCTCCAGATTCGATACGATCAGAATGCGCGCGCCGGGGGCCAAGGTGCGGCCGGTGGCAGCACTCGTGAAATCAAAGGTGATCGCCCCGAAAATATAGACGCCCTGGAGATCCACATGCTTCGATCCCGTGTTCAACAGCTCCACGAATTCGAAGTCGTTGGCATCGTCGAAACCGGCAGTCACTTCCGGACCGGATGGTTCCGCCGGGTGATAGAGGATCTCCGAAATCGCGAGATTCGATGGCGAAGCCGCTTCCGTATCGAGCAGGAAGCTCGCTTCGGTGATGGCGCTCCAAGTGGTACCATTCCGCGCGCGGACGCGCAGGGTCTTTTCTCCCGCGCCGGTCAGGAAGAGAGGTGTCGGCGTCGCGGAGCGCGTGCCGGTCAGGGACAAGTTCATGCTGATGTCCGAGCTGCCGCCATCGGACTGGTGGATCTCCACTGCAATCACATTGTTCCCCGCCACCAACAGCGACGGGCTGACCGTGGTGACCTGCATCTGGTCCTCGATCGGATTCCCCGCGTAATGGTCGAAAGCCGGATCCACGGTCAGGTTTCCTGCCACGCGGGTGCCATTCAGATACACGGCATAAGCATCGTCATACTCGACGGTGAGCGTCAGGTTCGAGAGTCCGGAAAGATTGCTCACATTGAAGCTCTTCCGGAAATAAGCGGTCGCAGCCTTCACGCCCGGCGCGGTCTGGACAATCGGGATGACTGTTGCCTCGTCACCATCGCCGTAGCCCAGTTCCGCGGTGCCCGTGGGCCAAGCCGTATCGGCAAAGCCGGGATCCCGCCATGCGGTGCCTTGGTTCGTGCCGTTGTAGAGATACTTCCAGCCACTCGCGGACCATGGGATGAAGGCCTCCTGCGTACTGGAAGAAGTGTAGGTCTGGGCAGCTGCCTTCAGGTTCCCGCCGACAGCCCGGGGATCGGAACCATCCGCCATGTAATACAAGGTCGAGCTCGGCGGCCCGCTGATCACCGCTTCAACGCCACTGGACTGATAACCGCCGAAGGGACTGATCGAAGGGGCATCAATCGCGGGATAGAGCCCGTCTGCCCGCAGCTGCGCGAGCACGACCGGGACCCGCGGGTTGAAGTAATTGAGCAGCTCGTTCTGGGCGTTGATCCAGTTCTGGCGGTTCTTCGGCACTGACGAGAAGGCGTCGCCCCATCGGGCGCTTTCCGCAATGATCGCTTGATCCACGATGGTCGCGAATTTGTTGACCCGATTGCTCCACGCGGTGGGGTTCAAGGCACCTCCATTGAACATGTGCTTCTGGATCCGGTCCGCCCAGAGCATGCGGTACTCCGCATTCGCCGTGAGGTCCTGATGGAGGAAGGCTGGATTCGAATAAGCGAAATTCGACTCATTCGGATAAACGAAGGGACCGGTGCGGTCCTCGTTCACGTTAAAGAGCGAGTGCTCGAAATCGTGGACGAAAAACTGGAAACCCTGCCCCGGATTGTTCTCGCGGCGCCGGGCTCCCGACCAGTTGTTCGCCTTGTCGTTGCCGAGGAAAGCGGAAGTGCAACCATCGAGATTCCCGCTCCAGAAGGTGAGCAGCATGTAGTCGACAAGGTTGCCGGGATCGAGCAGGACGGGATCCGCCGTCGAGGTGACGCCGTCCGCCGCCTTGCCCATCATCTTGAAGTAATTCGCGTTGGTGGGAGAAGCACGATGAGCCTTCCCCTTGTTCCAAAGGTCCTGCCAGGCCACCAAGGTGCCGTCGGTGGCACCGATGGTGTAACCGGCTTCCTGCTCGGCCTTCACGACATCGTAGTCATCCTTGTCACCGCCGATGTAACTTTCGGCGAAGGCGGATTCGGTGCGTTCGTCGAGGTTGTAGAGGCCCCAGTATTGGCCGTTCAAATAGAGATGGAAGTAGCGGACCTTTGATCCCGGGCGACCCATATCGATCAATGCCTGGCGGGTGGATTCCTCACGCAGGAAGGTGTTCCGTTCATCACCACCGAAGGACCACGAGTAGTTCTGCGCGGTACGAAAGTCGATCTTGTCGAACTCCTGTGCACCTCGATGGCCGAAGAGCGGATACTCCAGCTTGGATGCGCCGTACTCCTCCCGGAAGAAGAAGCGGAAGGAGTGCTTCGGATTGTCCGTCGAGCGCGAGTAACCACCGCGCAAGCGCAGCCCGGCGTTCACTTGGAATTCGCTCGTGCCATTCGGATGCTGGGCATTCGGTGGATTGATCCATTCCAGCGAGGCGGGCTTTTCCCATGCGAAGCCGCGGCCATTTGGATTCGAGTAGATGCCTTGGGAACCACCGATGTTGAAAAGGTTCGGCAGGTCCGTCGTGATACACACCGCTGGTAGCGAGGCGAGGGCCGCCTTGGTGGAAGCCGAACCCCCGAGATCCGGATTCGAATGATTCACAATGTCCGGATCCATCCCGTAATCAAGCACTTGGGAGGTGCCGGTGGTAGCAGGCCACCCGGCCGGTGAAGACGATTGGGTGATGATGTCGTTCAGGAAAAGATAGGTCTGGGTATCCACATCGGTGGACTCCCAGCCGGGCTTCACCGCGCAGGCCCGCAAGGTGGTGGTAGCGGAGATGTTCAGCGGCCCGGTGTAGGTCGAGCCATTCGTCGCGGATGGCGTGGATCCGTTCGTCGTGTACTTGATCGTCGCACCCGGCGTGGCGGTGAGGATTTCCAGTTGGAAGGGCGCGCTGAAGAAACCGCGGTCCACGCTGAAGGAAGTGTCCGCTACTTTTCCGAGCGAGCTCGGATCACCATTGATCCAGCCGGGCGTGGCCTTGCCCCCACCATAAAAAGCCGGGTCCGCGGTCGGATTGATCGAGCCCGCGATAAGCTCCGGCAGGATGAGGAAACCGGGCGTATTCGCCGTGTTTTTCATCGCGTGGATGGCCAGCACGTTCGAACCGTTCGCGAGGCTCGGCAGATACTGCGTCAGGTTGAAACCCATCGGCCGCAGGCTGTCGGAATTCGATCGCGTCGAGTTGGCAGTGCCATCCCAAGCCGGATTGGCCGCGACATTGTGCGAAGCAACCTTGGTGCCGTTCAGCCATGCCGCGAAGCCATCCTTGTGCCGCGTCACAAGCGAAAGCGAGGTGGCGGTACCGGGGCCGGACGAACTGAAGCCCGAACGGAAAAAGGCACCCTTGGCCGGGGCCGAGAGGTAAGGCTGGGTATTCGTGCCGATGATACCGCCCGCTCCTTCCTGCTGCGTCATTGCGGGAAGGCCGCCATTGGCAGTGTCGCCGACAAGCTTGAAGGCATTCGCATCCCACGATGAATAGGAGCCTTCGGCCGCAAAGAATTCCAAGCAGTCCCCTCCGGCACCTTGGAACATCACGACTTCGAAAGAGTGAAGCCCAACCGTGAGATTGCGGGTCCTGATGTTATCGAGGGGACCGTGGGAAGTATCATCGGTGATGATTGCCACGCCATCGATCTTCACCCGCACACCGTCATCGGAATTCGTGCCGAAGGTATAAATGCCGGCGGTGGCGATATCGACCCAGCCGGTTAGCTTGATGGCATATTGATCGCCGGTGCCGGCAGGGGGCGATGAGTTCAAGCCGAAGTGGCCATCGTCACCTTCCCCGAGATAGTTCACGCTGCTGGCGATGACGGTGGCCTCGGAAAGGATGCCGGGATTTCCCGGTGCCAAGGCCAGCAAGGCGTCCGCTTCCGCCAGGGAGTTCACGCCTCCGCCGTTCTTGAACACATGGCGCACGGTAATGCCGGGCATCGTGAGGCCATGCCCCAAGCCGCTGATCCCGCCCGTCCACGCAGAGTCGGCGAAGCCAGGCTGGTTCCATGTCGGGCCTGGAACACTGGCGCTGGTCGGCACGGTGAAGCGGGTAAACGCCCCTTGGGAAAGCAGGACCGTGCGATCAAACTGCACGCCGAAGGATTCATCTCCATCCTGCGCCGGATATTCGTCTCCGAAGTCCTGCACCACCTGACCCTGCGGATTGACCAAGCCAAGGTACTCGCCGCCCGCGGAAAGGGAGAAATTCGTGTGGAGCGGCGCGCTCGCCACCCGGCGGTTCTCACCGGAGGCCCAGACGATGCGAAACTCGCCAGGTGCCAGCGTGACATTGGGGAAGGTCCATTTCGCGAGATTGTCCGCGGAATCGGTAAGCTTCCAGTTGTTCAGAGAGATCGGGGCCGAGGTCGGGTTGTGGATTTCGATCCAATCCGAGAAGTCGCCGTCTTCATCAGCGATGGTCGCCTGGTTGCTCGCCATGAACTCCGTGATCACGGGGTTCGCCATGACCGGGGCGAGCGGCATGAGCACGAGGGTACAGAGTAGAGAGCGGGCGCGCATTGGGTTTGGAAAGAGGGGGCGAGCAGCTTGGAAACGTGGCAAAATCGCCATATTTCAAACTTCCGCAATACCCTAGTGCGGGGACAGCCTTTACAAATGCTGCGCGTTTCTA
This portion of the Luteolibacter luteus genome encodes:
- a CDS encoding alpha/beta fold hydrolase — protein: MKEDEHVRLPDGRALGYAEYGDPQGDPVFFFHGWPSSRYQGKLMHEFAGERGLRWITVDRPGIGLSDPLSGRSFGAWPLDVAGLADALGFERFRICGVSGGGPYTLATAAALPERVIAAAVICGAPPFGNVEDQAHMHWAYRTLAGLKRLRRAVTPTVIGASRWMIARGADRAPMSWMMKSIPPSDRAAIADYGCWESVTRSYLEGVRNGTPAVLADGELYLEPWDFKPEEIRVPVAFWHGKEDKNLPVDVAQRLAARIPGSTGHWIEGEGHYSLPLRYRGPVMDWLKAAH
- a CDS encoding VOC family protein, giving the protein MIKFLHTRIRVADMDRSIAFYQKLGYLEARRQDSPQGNKLAFLELPGNDVFLELCYSPDYTDKCPGDLMHTCLGVPDIIEYCDGVEKAGIEIWPGGWREKFSSGERKMAFVTDPDGYEVEILERK
- a CDS encoding universal stress protein, producing MKNIVAAVDFSNATPGVLESATEMAKAFGAALHVLHVVEPEPSYTAYGFTPDEFPAIHLFQEEARKRATAKLDQLLGQVSSSVTNATVHLAEGSPLHAVLDYVKKANADLVVVGAHGHGAMAALLLGSVAEGMVRKAVVPTLVIPAAPEK
- a CDS encoding lamin tail domain-containing protein, with amino-acid sequence MISEFLAANASGIEDENGDREDWIELFNTGTSAVSLDGWWLTDDAAVKKQWRFPAVSIPANGTLLVWASGKNRANPAAPLHTNFSLSKSGEFLGLYKPGATGQAQLVDSYGASYPAQAPDISYGISITQTTTALVASGAGQNGRYRVLANNATGQANYSGSNYAGGDVGTNVAGGWNRSPSFADSSWTLAAPGLGYDNGGGLSAWITTNCQSALQNINTSILFRRTFSLTNPSAYASYKLRMKYEDGFVAWINGTEVGRANFNGTPAYNSTSATALDETIVNSWTEFTIPASALVSGNNVLAIQGLNSSMGSSDFLLLPEIQASSDYTAGGAVYLNPPTPGALNGAGSAGPVIYEVTPVDPLVPRPLGSAASPPMTVTARVIKTKNNISAVRVYHRAMWNAESAPITMNDTGTGVDVVAGDGIYSASLPTTSVGAGQMLRWRFEAQDGQGNVTKFPSYADPTDSPQYFGTVAVNSATSTSLLPILEWFVEGAPATGPTAGDFRGSCYYLNRFYDNIGHEIHGQSTSGFGKKSYDFDSNDNFRFVWKEGERPVKDLNLLSNYADKTKTRNTLSHEVGKLAGTPYHFAFPVRVQLNGGFHGVLDMVEDGDDRMLERNGLDGEGALYKIYAENLTGSAEKKTRKNESNADLNAMAAALDSSVALTTRRTYAYDNINVAAAVNYLVVRQFNSDSDHGHKNFYLYRDTNRTGQWRPIVWDVDLSHGHNWIGTYGYFDDTLVSNNPLNAHSNSDRFYNIILESPEMRQMWVRRMRTLMDQYLQPPGTANGFLETRMREIAASVDPAPAASSWTDGDLDASKWGIHSNYIQNRPREEVERVVTGYFNPRRTFLFNTGSGRPLLYSPDRSASTPIPNTAQVNVAGMVSIDSVDYLPAGNSQAGEYIMLKNTSAQAVDISGWTLDGAIDYTFEGGTVINAGAGTAASEYQGLLHLVKDVNAFRSRTSGPKGGEKRLIQGNYSGQLSARGETLNLRDASGLLVATFTWPGTPSLLQQYLRISEIQYHPADPTAAEELAMPELTEDDFEYLELANIGPSPLALVGAKFTQGIDFTFGATSLPAGQRLILAKNPAAFALRYPGTGGIVIGPYDGELANGGEVLELTDAVGENILDFEYKDGWYPATDGDGRSLVNRDPAQVAFNQFGNPVSWAISGAALGSPGNPDASFAQAYHGWDNFHFTSAERDDLLISGPDADPDGDGRSNADEYALASDPRVPDVPELSFVWSMDGVVRRPALKFRRPANALDLSYELQGSGDLGTWPVITSTAVSTAPMAGDTEEVIFRDNVSDAASSRFLRVGYAYQQ
- a CDS encoding lamin tail domain-containing protein gives rise to the protein MRARSLLCTLVLMPLAPVMANPVITEFMASNQATIADEDGDFSDWIEIHNPTSAPISLNNWKLTDSADNLAKWTFPNVTLAPGEFRIVWASGENRRVASAPLHTNFSLSAGGEYLGLVNPQGQVVQDFGDEYPAQDGDESFGVQFDRTVLLSQGAFTRFTVPTSASVPGPTWNQPGFADSAWTGGISGLGHGLTMPGITVRHVFKNGGGVNSLAEADALLALAPGNPGILSEATVIASSVNYLGEGDDGHFGLNSSPPAGTGDQYAIKLTGWVDIATAGIYTFGTNSDDGVRVKIDGVAIITDDTSHGPLDNIRTRNLTVGLHSFEVVMFQGAGGDCLEFFAAEGSYSSWDANAFKLVGDTANGGLPAMTQQEGAGGIIGTNTQPYLSAPAKGAFFRSGFSSSGPGTATSLSLVTRHKDGFAAWLNGTKVASHNVAANPAWDGTANSTRSNSDSLRPMGFNLTQYLPSLANGSNVLAIHAMKNTANTPGFLILPELIAGSINPTADPAFYGGGKATPGWINGDPSSLGKVADTSFSVDRGFFSAPFQLEILTATPGATIKYTTNGSTPSATNGSTYTGPLNISATTTLRACAVKPGWESTDVDTQTYLFLNDIITQSSSPAGWPATTGTSQVLDYGMDPDIVNHSNPDLGGSASTKAALASLPAVCITTDLPNLFNIGGSQGIYSNPNGRGFAWEKPASLEWINPPNAQHPNGTSEFQVNAGLRLRGGYSRSTDNPKHSFRFFFREEYGASKLEYPLFGHRGAQEFDKIDFRTAQNYSWSFGGDERNTFLREESTRQALIDMGRPGSKVRYFHLYLNGQYWGLYNLDERTESAFAESYIGGDKDDYDVVKAEQEAGYTIGATDGTLVAWQDLWNKGKAHRASPTNANYFKMMGKAADGVTSTADPVLLDPGNLVDYMLLTFWSGNLDGCTSAFLGNDKANNWSGARRRENNPGQGFQFFVHDFEHSLFNVNEDRTGPFVYPNESNFAYSNPAFLHQDLTANAEYRMLWADRIQKHMFNGGALNPTAWSNRVNKFATIVDQAIIAESARWGDAFSSVPKNRQNWINAQNELLNYFNPRVPVVLAQLRADGLYPAIDAPSISPFGGYQSSGVEAVISGPPSSTLYYMADGSDPRAVGGNLKAAAQTYTSSSTQEAFIPWSASGWKYLYNGTNQGTAWRDPGFADTAWPTGTAELGYGDGDEATVIPIVQTAPGVKAATAYFRKSFNVSNLSGLSNLTLTVEYDDAYAVYLNGTRVAGNLTVDPAFDHYAGNPIEDQMQVTTVSPSLLVAGNNVIAVEIHQSDGGSSDISMNLSLTGTRSATPTPLFLTGAGEKTLRVRARNGTTWSAITEASFLLDTEAASPSNLAISEILYHPAEPSGPEVTAGFDDANDFEFVELLNTGSKHVDLQGVYIFGAITFDFTSAATGRTLAPGARILIVSNLEAFQMRYGTGKPVAGQYSGQLNNAGETVVLFTPGDDVIRSITYDDAPPWPVAADGEGYSLVRRHPNDPAGDSDEEGWALSGSIGGSPGTADTPGANTFDAWATTVFDPAQQASAAISGVSADPDGDGRLNFEEFAFATQPLVVDQPDAAFTWMGSGETRQAALRLRRPEIAHHILYELMATDDVTGTWTPVATAPVANASLGGGLEYATFSDSLPASGSRKFLRMRATWAP